ggcctccataatcctcaaatggaaaaagtttgggacgaccagaactcttcctagacctggccgtccagccaaactgagcagtcgtgggagaagagccttggtgagagaggtaaagaagaacccaaagatcactgtggctgagctccagagatgcagtagggagatgggagaaagttccacaaagtcaactatcactgcagccctccaccagtcggggctttatggcagagtggcccgacggaagcctctcctcagtgcaagacacatgaaagcccgcatagagtttgccaaaaaacacatgaaggactcccagaccatgagaaataagattctctggtctgatgagaccaagattgaactttttggcgttaattgtgagcggtatgtgtggagaaaaccaggcactgctcatcacctgcccaatacaatccctacagtgaaacatggtggtgggagcatcatgttgtgggggtgtttatcagctgcagggacaggacgactggttgcaattgaaggaaagatgaatgcggccaagtacagagatatcctggaagaaaacctcttccaaagtgctcaggacctcaggctggaccgaaggttcacctttcaacaggacaatgaccctaagcacacagctaaaataacaaaggagtggcttcggaacaactctgtgaccgttcttgactggtccagccagagccctgacctaaacccaattgagcatctctggagagacctgaaaatggctgtccaccaacattcaccatccaacctgacagaactggagaggatctgcaatgaagaatggcagaggatccccaaatccaggtgtgaaaaacttgttgcatcattcccaagaagactcatggctgtactagctcaaaagggtgcttctactcactactgagcacagggtctgaatacttatgaccatgtgatatttcagtttttcttttttaataaatttgcaaaaatttctacatttctggttttttctgtcaagatggggtgctgagtgtacattaatgagaaataaaattaacttttttgattttggcaaatggctgcaatgacaaagagtgaaaaatttaaaggggtctgaatactttccgtacccactgtataattCTAACTGCTTAATGAGTTACTATGGGTAATGCAGTCAGACAATACCATCTGACACTACTTTCTCAtgtgaacctggttgttttctttgggggggaagaaaaaaaaaaaaaaaaaaaaagttcgtGAAGGTTTGCCTAATTCACTATCCATAAATGTATAGTAAATTTACATCCTTGTGTAACAGCAAATATATGTAATTTGATTAGTAACTTAGCAGTGTTTACGTTTAGCCATGTGTTTATGCTGATGTATGCAAATTAGCCATGTGGAGcaacattacatttaatgtaaaaactTAAGCAGAAGTGTAGTTCACAAAGAAGTATAATAGCAGTGATTTACAATACAGCATGTTATTTCTATTTCATCTCTACTTCAACTAAAGTGAGTTAGCTAATTACCTGGCGAGTGCACAACTACGCCTACTAACTTTAAGAATAAGTTTAACCCATTATTCATAGTCTGAACAGTCAACAACTCCATTTGCTAAAGTTACCTTTTCAGCTTACTTGTGGCtttaatctccaccatgaaTTCCACTGCAACTTTCTTCTTCTATATTGCTTTTATTACAgatcacaacaacaacaacaacaacacagggCTGCCAGCAGATGCGCATGCCTGTTAATCCACTTAAATGCTCAGCCACTGGCTGATgctaattattttaaaaatggtgaaAATAGGCCTGATTAATAGGTAGACCTCTAAACGTAAGCAACACCCGTTTACCCCAATGCCAAACATATATTATGTTCCTAATTGTGTGTCTACTATTAACTTCAGTTTactaaaatgtgtaaaatgttgcATTATCTTTAAATTCAGAACATGGAATCAATCAAAAATGGAACTTGGGACTTACCTCTTTAGATCAAAGTGGGTCCTTTGGTGATTTTTGAGAGCCAGCAGATTGTAGTAGCGTTTCTGGCACACCAAGCATCGGAAAACACCAGTCTTATGGGACTTCTTGTGATTAAGGAGTGAGCAGGGGTGTCTGTATCCTCGTCCACATTGGTCGCACTTGTGGGGTTTGTCACTTTGGTCAACCATAGGCCTACGTCCATCACTGCCAACATCACGGCTTCCTCCGGCAACTCCACCACCTACGCCATCACCTCCAGATGTACCTTTGGCTCCATTCAGGCCCTGCTTGTTCAGTGAGACGGACTGATTCTTACCAGGGCATAGGTGGGTAATCAGGTGGTGGCGGTCAGCAAAAAACATGCCACAGTCTACACAGATGTGGTTGCGTCCGTCCATCTTGTCATTGCCATTAGCTGAGCTGCCTCCAATACCCTGTTGCTGACCATCTGGCCTTTGGGGGCCATGGACTAACTGGTGATTCAGGAGATCTTGCTTTCTGGAGAAGCTCTGGCCACAGGTGGAGCAGATCATCCTCCAATCCCCAGGTCCCAGGTTAGAAGGTCCTGGCCCTGTTGGGTTATTAGCATGGCTACGCAGGTGGCTCCTGAGAGCTCTGAGGCTAGCATAGTGGTTGCCACACACTGAGCACTGATATacttcaccatcatcatcatcatctttgtcaTTGCTCCCCATTCTCTTGCCTCCACTTTGGGAGTACTGTCGTTGGCTGCTACCTTCTTTCATGCTCCCGGAGCTTCCAGCAGACAGCGAGGTTCCACTGGAGCTGTGATAATTCATGTTTCCCATAAAACCATTGGACATATTGCCTTGCTGTTGTGGCTGCTGCTGGCCACGGCGTGGACACATGTGTGATTTGATGCCAGATACATCCCCATACATCTCACCACAGTCGGCGCACACATGTCTGTCGGCCTGACGGTGAGTAGAGTTGGTCTGGGAAAGTGAGCTACCATCAAAGCGATCATGAAACTCAAGAGAGTCTAACCCACTGCTGTGGCCACCATCTGGCACAAAATGGGCAGCATCACCAAGATTTCCTGGCAGTGAGATTGGAGTGGTGGCACCACTACCCTCCTGCACGTAGCTTTGTTGGGAATCTAAAGTTAGTGGCTCCGGAGAAAGCCAGTCATTGCTGTCATTATTAATAGACTGGTTTGAGGGACGACCTTTGTGGCTTCGCAGGTGGCTGTGTAGCGCTGCCAAGTGAGGGTACTGTTTACAGCAGATGGTGCACTGATAGTGGCCTGTCTGATGGCAGCGTTTGTGATTGACTAAGCTTCCTGCATGACGGTAACTTTTGCCACATTCTCCACACTTAAACCGCCTCTCTCCATCATCAGGTGAATTGGCCTGGGGCACACGGCCTCCAGAGGGAGAAGACACAGAACCCTGTGATCCAGAACTTAATGTGTCTGAGTTGAGGAGGGAGCTGTCTTGGCCATGGGGTGCAGGGTGTGGATCATGGGTTAGATAGTGGACTTTCAAGGTATCCAAATCAGGGTGTCCTGCGCCACAGTATGCACATGTATAAATTGGATTGTTGACTGGAGGGCCCATTATGGGATCATAGGGACCTCTTTTCTCACTGGGGAGGGGTGGCAAGGGAAGTGGGTCCCCTAGGGCAGGGGTGTATGCTGGAGATCGAACCGCACTCAGATTGTGTGGCATGATGCCTGGGAAACTGCGTGGCAGGCCAAGGGAGGGTGAGGCTGTGTTGTGCAGCAGGATATGCTCTTGGAAGTCTGCCTTATTTGGCAGAGCTACCTGACACAAATGGCAGAAACACGAGGTTGTGTCGTTGCTTTGGGACGATTGGGTGCCGCTGCTGCGCTCCGAATCatggaggctgctgctgctactgctgctgcttacCATGGATGCCCCAGGGGTCTTGAACTTCGAATGAGTTCTCTCGTGGCTGTTTAGGGCAGCCAGATTGCTAAATTGTttgaaacacacagaacactTAAAAGTTCCTTGTTGGTGACACTTCTTGTGGTTCACCAAACTACCGTGGTGTCGGTAGGTTCTATCACACTGATCACACTTGAATGGCCTGTCCCAAGCGTCGTCAGATTCAGGGGAGCCTTTTTTTCCGTGGTCGTCTGTCTCGTGGCTTTGTAGGACACTATGTCCCATACCACTGTTATTCAAGTGGGAGCGCCCAAACCCGTCAGAGAGGTCTTGGGCGAGACCGTAGTCCCTCTCGTCCGGGCCTGCTTCTTCTGATACTTCTtcactctcttcttctgtgtgcGCACTACTGGGGGACAATGTATGGATACGGAGGTGGTTTTTTAACGCCACTGCATTAGGCAGGGTACGGGTACAAACGGGACACTGAAATGAACCTACTTCGTGagattttttatgatttgctaGGCTAGCTGCGTGCTTGTAAATTCGACCACACTGTTCACATTCAAAACGTCCACTTTCTTCTTGCTGATAATGTGCTTTCATATGCTCTAGAAGACTTGGAGTACTCGGGCAAACCATATCACACTCTTTACAGGGGAAACCCTTGGCACGACTCATATCATGCATTGCCATAGTACTCTACAGCAAATCTGTTGGAGGGAATCACGGTTCACAACAGAGCAATGAACAGTGATGTCAAGGAGTAGGTGGAGGAAGCAATGAGGCTTAGCTCTTCAGTTGAGGGTAACAAAAGTTGCCATATTCTCCCCAGGAGCCATCCAGCCAGGCAAGTCCAGCCAATCAGGGCCCACCTGGGAGGTGGTGGGCCTGCGGGGGACACACCAGCCAATGAGGTATCACTGTGGAGACATGGAGAAAAAGAGGGTTACTCTACATAATTCCAATGGCAATCTATacaaaggctttttaaaaactttgGAGCAGTGAAGTAGTAAATTTTGTGCAGGGTAGGTAATATtgtcagaatattttttataacttgttttttttttttgtttttacattttagaagtACACAGTCTAAACACACAATTTATTATATCATCCAAACAATTATCAAAAATATTCTTGAGGTTCAGTTTCCCAAATATGAGCATCTTTGGATTGCTTTATATCTTTGTGGTTTgaactgacagaaataaaaaatttcCAGCAATGTGAAGATGTCACCTCAGACCACTAGAGCTTGTGACCCATTTTATGTTGCACAGACTTCCTATTTCATCAGTTATTATGAATACAAAGccattaatcaataataaa
This genomic window from Mastacembelus armatus chromosome 8, fMasArm1.2, whole genome shotgun sequence contains:
- the LOC113140415 gene encoding zinc finger protein 850; the protein is MAMHDMSRAKGFPCKECDMVCPSTPSLLEHMKAHYQQEESGRFECEQCGRIYKHAASLANHKKSHEVGSFQCPVCTRTLPNAVALKNHLRIHTLSPSSAHTEEESEEVSEEAGPDERDYGLAQDLSDGFGRSHLNNSGMGHSVLQSHETDDHGKKGSPESDDAWDRPFKCDQCDRTYRHHGSLVNHKKCHQQGTFKCSVCFKQFSNLAALNSHERTHSKFKTPGASMVSSSSSSSSLHDSERSSGTQSSQSNDTTSCFCHLCQVALPNKADFQEHILLHNTASPSLGLPRSFPGIMPHNLSAVRSPAYTPALGDPLPLPPLPSEKRGPYDPIMGPPVNNPIYTCAYCGAGHPDLDTLKVHYLTHDPHPAPHGQDSSLLNSDTLSSGSQGSVSSPSGGRVPQANSPDDGERRFKCGECGKSYRHAGSLVNHKRCHQTGHYQCTICCKQYPHLAALHSHLRSHKGRPSNQSINNDSNDWLSPEPLTLDSQQSYVQEGSGATTPISLPGNLGDAAHFVPDGGHSSGLDSLEFHDRFDGSSLSQTNSTHRQADRHVCADCGEMYGDVSGIKSHMCPRRGQQQPQQQGNMSNGFMGNMNYHSSSGTSLSAGSSGSMKEGSSQRQYSQSGGKRMGSNDKDDDDDGEVYQCSVCGNHYASLRALRSHLRSHANNPTGPGPSNLGPGDWRMICSTCGQSFSRKQDLLNHQLVHGPQRPDGQQQGIGGSSANGNDKMDGRNHICVDCGMFFADRHHLITHLCPGKNQSVSLNKQGLNGAKGTSGGDGVGGGVAGGSRDVGSDGRRPMVDQSDKPHKCDQCGRGYRHPCSLLNHKKSHKTGVFRCLVCQKRYYNLLALKNHQRTHFDLKRHKCEECGKAFKIQKQLINHLRLHEEHRAKGLVRTGPNGSRFQQPDPSQMQTMRGESSKGQVMGVKYSHQGFKKPYSSAGTSRPQKFDPAESGRRPFACEECGKTYRHAGSLANHKNLHKIGEYHCNVCNSTYPNRLAMKNHLRLHFAQKKHNCQECGKGFRTQRQLATHTTAGLCKGPQGPGAQMDFECDGCCEGFATADELSAHDCPAQHLPSSSSTNSSTNISMERSSVDLDSDERPYACDLCSCAYKHASSLLNHKHTHKTGNFRCNFCDKPYTNYMALRNHMRIHTQRKKHICHTCGKAFRLARFLRNHQKVHEEGATPFGCPTCGKSFQGRSGLARHRCGDNQVGMEVRRKATAPTGEGEECRYTCDQCGRSYRHASSLLNHKNTHTVGIYHCAVCLKTYSNLLALKNHRRIHSETRRHRCHDCGKAFRVSSQLYNHRRVHQKQRELTCRSCQRAFPTQASFRLHMEITHGQAPQPRQPRSQQPRPGGSQELGWGSGLDLTLMQEQGLNPGSMARTCSRGGNSEVKSHVCDQCGRSYRHASSLLNHKNSHKTGTYFCSSCQKEFPNLMSLKNHRRIHTEPKRYQCPDCGKSFRVSTQLICHRRIHTKEKPFSCQQCDKRFSSKSNLRHHMKVHWSSSTAPPPMAMSAPNFLDLSPASSSSSSRSFVCSQCGRSYRHASSLLNHKNSHKTGTYFCSSCQKEFPNLMSLKNHRRIHTEPKRYQCPDCGKSFRVSTALVCHRRIHTKEKPFSCQQCDKHFSSRSNLRHHMKVHWRGPLLSRGTASSFSTVHSRPF